Proteins from a genomic interval of Cyprinus carpio isolate SPL01 chromosome A21, ASM1834038v1, whole genome shotgun sequence:
- the LOC122134734 gene encoding chemokine XC receptor 1-like — MNNSTVNFTSEASTNSTTQAFWLVNRLDIFLYSINLLFGFPIHSYVIWLIITGTGSGVASGFFSLNLSFSEIGNCVNSLVCIVRSCFWFSYLETLTWFLLGLGIAGRPLFQCLMCVERYLAVVHPVTFLKYKPLRYRVICCTVVWIITLGSCLGCMFTVILQTIIFLWFYSIQFVLFLSIQLFCLVAVLRALKQSGPGERGRKRGEENHMKRRAFCLILITTMTMIISYVPFTITGFSCIHTQQFTEELFSFGFICYMLAGFVHPILYLHRTGKLFCFCSP; from the coding sequence ATGAATAACTCTACAGTGAACTTCACATCTGAAGCATCTACAAACTCCACGACTCAAGCATTTTGGTTAGTGAACAGACTGGACATTTTTCTGTACAGCATCAATTTACTGTTCGGTTTTCCAATACACTCCTATGTTATATGGCTCATCatcacaggaacaggaagtggagTTGCATCAGGATTCTTCAGCCTCAATCTCTCTTTTTCAGAGATTGGTAACTGTGTGAATAGTTTGGTGTGCATAGTTCGTAGCTGTTTTTGGTTTTCATACCTCGAaacattaacatggtttttatTAGGACTAGGCATTGCTGgtcgtcctctgtttcagtgtctgatgtgtgttgagcgttacctggcagtggttcatcctgtcacctttctgaagtacaaacctctcagatatagagtGATCTGCTGCACTGTGGTCTGGATAATCACTCTTGGCTCTTGCTTGGGTTGTATGTTTACTGTAATCTTACAAACCATTATATTTTTGTGGTTCTACTCGATTCAGTTTGTACTCTTCCTCTCcatccagttgttttgtcttgttgctgttctcagagctctgaagcagtcaggaccaggagagagagggagaaagagaggggaGGAAAACCACATGAAGAGAAGAGCATTTTGTCTCATTCTAATAACTACTATGACCATGATTATTTCTTATGTTCCATTTACTATAACAGGATTCTCTTGCATTCACACTCAACAGTTTACTGAGgaacttttttcttttggttttatttgttatatgCTGGCTGGTTTTGTTCATCCTATTCTTTATCTGCATCGGACTGGTAAACTCTTCTGTTTTTGCTCtccataa
- the LOC122134735 gene encoding C-C chemokine receptor type 8-like — translation MNNSTMNFATPEASTNSTTDSFWTVDKMNILLYSISLLFGLPINSYVLWLIITGTGSGVTFFNLNLSICEICNCLNSLLSIIDSCIWFSHLKTLTWFLLGLGITGRPLFQCLMCVERYLAVVHPVTFLKYKPLRYRAICCTAAWLITLVSCTCCLFTLFSHYIVYLWFFSLQFLLFLSIQLFCLVTVLRALKQSGPGEKEKKREEENHIKRRAFNLILITTVTMIIIYAPFSISAFIVILSQQYLKELFYFGYICFALAGFVQPVLYLHRVGKLSYLCRL, via the coding sequence ATGAATAATTCTACAATGAACTTCGCCACACCTGAAGCATCTACAAACTCCACGACTGATTCCTTTTGGACAGTGGACAAAATGAACATTCTTCTGTACAGCATTAGTTTGCTGTTTGGTCTTCCTATAAACTCCTATGTTTTATGGCTCATCatcacaggaacaggaagtggagTCACGTTTTTTAACCTAAATCTTTCTATTTGTGAGATTTGTAACTGTCTGAATAGCTTGCTCTCTATAATTGACAGTTGCATTTGGTTTTCACATCTCAAGACATTAACTTGGTTTTTATTAGGACTAGGTATCACTGgtcgtcctctgtttcagtgtctgatgtgtgttgagcgttacctggcagtggttcatcctgtaacctttctgaagtacaaacctctcagataCAGAGCGATCTGCTGCACTGCGGCCTGGCTAATCACTCTTGTATCTTGCACGTGTTGCCTATTTACTCTATTCTCACACTACATTGTATACCTGTGGTTCTTCTCACTGCAGTTCCTTCTCTTCCTCTCcatccagttgttttgtcttgtgactgttctcagagctctgaaacagtcaggaccaggagagaaagaaaaaaagagagaggaggaaaacCACATAAAGAGAAGAGCATTTAATCTCATTCTAATAACTACTGTGACcatgattattatttatgcacCATTTTCTATTTCAGCATTCATTGTCATTCTAAGTCAACAGTATCTTAAGGAACTTTTTTACTTtggttatatttgttttgctcTGGCTGGTTTTGTTCAGCCTGTTCTTTATCTGCACCGTGTTGGAAAACTCTCCTATCTTTGCCGTCTATAA
- the LOC122134781 gene encoding chemokine XC receptor 1-like produces the protein MNNSSMNFTSPESSTNSTTQFIRLIESLEVCMYSFNFLVGLPTHSYVMWLIVTGTGSGVASDFFILNLSACEIGNCLNSLFCILVRFIWFSYLTILTEFLSGLAITGHPLFQCLMCVERYLAVVHPVTFLKYRPLRYRVICCTVVWIITLGSCFCCMRTIFSDYIYNAFFSLQYLLFFSIQLFCLVAVLRALKQSGPGERMRDREEENHMKRKAFHLISITTVSIIIIYVPFTILGFYLILTEQYFQELFSFGLFCYVLACFVQPVLYLNRVGKFSWLEILLNRCMIH, from the coding sequence ATGAACAATTCTTCAATGAACTTCACCTCGCCTGAATCATCTACAAACTCCACAACTCAGTTCATCAGGCTAATAGAAAGTCTGGAAGTTTGTATGTACAGCTTCAATTTCCTGGTTGGTCTTCCTACACACTCCTATGTTATGTGGCTCATTGtcacaggaacaggaagtggagTTGCATCAGATTTCTTCATCCTCAATCTCTCTGCTTGTGAGATTGGTAACTGTCTGAATAGTTTGTTTTGTATACTTGTTCGATTTATTTGGTTTTCATACCTCACAATATTAACAGAGTTTTTGTCAGGACTAGCCATCACTGGTCATCCtttgtttcagtgtctgatgtgtgttgagcgttacctggcagtggttcatcctgtaacctttctgaagtacaGACCTCTCAGATATAGAGTGATCTGCTGCACTGTGGTCTGGATAATCACTCTTGGCTCCTGCTTCTGCTGCATGCGTACTATATTTTCAGATTATATTTATAACGCGTTCTTCTCACTGCAGTACCTGCTCTTCTTCTCcatccagttgttttgtcttgtggctgttctcagagctctgaagcagtcaggaccaggagagagaatgagagacagagaggaggaaaACCACATGAAGAGAAAAGCATTTCATCTTATTTCAATAACTACTgtgagcattattattatttatgttccGTTTACTATCTTGGGATTCTATTTAATTCTGACAGAACAGTATTTTCAGGAACTTTTTTCTTTTGGCCTTTTTTGTTACGTGCTGGCTTGTTTTGTTCAGCCTGTACTCTATCTGAACCGGGTTGGAAAATTTTCCTGGTTGGAAATCCTTCTAAACAGATGTATGATTCATTAG
- the LOC122134736 gene encoding chemokine XC receptor 1-like, with product MNNCTDKFIPESSTFSTTQHIGLLKILDLCLHSFNFLFGFPTHFYVIWLIITGTGSGVASEFFILNISVCELASTLNIFLHVLDRWFSSIKTFKYFLFGLGITGLPLFQCLICVERYLAVVHPVTFLKFKPLRYRVICSTVVWMFTLGSCLCCLFTLVSCNFYIYVCCFSLQFLLFLCIQLFCLVAVLRALKQPGPGERGRKREENNHTKSRAFYLILITTVSMIIIYVPYTVTGFHSILTQGYFQEPFTVAFFCYILAGFVQPVLYLNRVGKLSSTNNLLKLSDPLINSSYTSLSLEVSGGSCLSDKLPMEQLDSR from the exons ATGAATAACTGTACAGATAAATTCATACCTGAATCTTCTACATTCTCCACAACTCAACACATTGGGCTGTTAAAAATTTTGGATCTTTGTCTGCACAGCTTCAATTTCCTGTTTGGTTTTCCTACACACTTCTATGTGATATGGCTCATCatcacaggaacaggaagtggagTTGCATCAGAATTCTTCATCCTTAATATCTCTGTTTGTGAGCTGGCCAGTACTCTGAACATTTTTCTCCATGTACTTGATCGCTGGTTTTCAAGtatcaaaacattcaaatattttttatttggactAGGCATCACTGGGCttcctctgtttcagtgtctgatctgtgttgagcgttacctggcagtggttcatcctgtaacctttctgaagttcAAACCTCTCAGATACAGAGTGATCTGCTCTACTGTGGTCTGGATGTTCACTCTTGGCTCCTGCTTGTGCTGCTTGTTTACTTTGGTCTCATGTAACTTCTATATTTATGTATGCTGCTTCTCACTAcagttcctcctcttcctctgcatccagttgttttgtcttgtggctgttctcagagctctgaagcagccaggaccaggagagagagggagaaagagagaggagaacaACCACACGAAGAGCAGAGCATTTTATCTGATTCTGATAACTACTGTGAGCATGATTATCATATATGTGCCATATACTGTCACAGGATTCCATTCCATTCTGACTCAAGGTTATTTTCAGGAACCTTTTACTGTTGCTTTCTTTTGTTATATACTGGCTGGTTTTGTTCAGCCTGTTCTTTATCTGAACCGGGTTGGAAAACTCtcct CTACCAACAATCTCCTCAAACTCTCAGATCCTCTGATAAACTCCTCATATACCTCGCTCTCGCTTGAAGTTTCAGGGGGATCGTGCCTTTCTGATAAACTCCCTATGGAACAGCTGGACAGCAGATAG